One Anas acuta unplaced genomic scaffold, bAnaAcu1.1 SCAFFOLD_325, whole genome shotgun sequence genomic region harbors:
- the DHX16 gene encoding pre-mRNA-splicing factor ATP-dependent RNA helicase DHX16 isoform X4: MSVAARVAVEMGTKLGNEVGYSIRFEDCTSERTVLKYMTDGMLLREFLTEPDLGSYSVLMVDEAHERTLHTDVLFGLLKDIARFRPHLKVLVASATLDTQRFSAFFDHAPVFRIPGRRFPVDIYYTKAPEADYLEACVVSVLQIHVTQPPGDILVFLTGQEEIEACVELLQERCRRLGSKLAELLVLPIYANLPSDMQARIFEPTPPGARKVVVATNIAETSVTIDGIVYVLDPGFCKQKSYSARTGMESLVVTPCSRASANQRAGRAGRVAPGKCFRLYTAWAFQHELEETPVPEIQRADLGALVLLLKSLGINDLIHFDFLDPPPHETLVLALEQLYALGALNHLGELTTLGRRMAELPVEPMLAKMILASEQYGCTEEVLTVAAMLSVNNAVFYRPKDKVLHADSARLGFHVPGGDHLVLLNVYNQWVASGHSVQWCYEHFVQARSLRRARDVREQLEGLMERVEIAPASCNGDLLPVRKAITAGFFYHTARLTRGGYRTVKHQQTVFVHPNSSLFHEQPRWVLYHELVFTTKEFMRQVIEIDSAWLLEVAPHYYQAKELEDAGARKMPKKLGKTREELAETPQGGFRITGGGLGTFGGFWGHPEAPNGVLGDENLAVPRAVLFLG; this comes from the exons ATGAGCGTGGCCGCCCGGGTGGCCGTGGAGATGGGGACCAAACTGGGCAACGAG GTGGGGTACAGCATCCGTTTCGAGGACTGCACGTCGGAGCGCACGGTGCTGAAGTACATGACGGACGGCATGCTGCTGCGGGAGTTCCTCACCGAGCCCGACCTCGGATCCTACAG CGTGCTGATGGTGGACGAGGCCCACGAGCGCACGCTGCACACGGACGTCCTTTTCGGGCTGCTGAAGGACATCGCGAGGTTCCGTCCCCACCTGAAGGTGCTGGTGGCCTCGGCCACCCTGGACACCCAGCGCTTCTCCGCCTTCTTCGACCACGCGCCCGTCTTCCGCATCCCCGGCAGGCGCTTCCCCGTCGACATCTACTACACCAAG GCGCCCGAGGCCGACTACCTGGAGGCGTGCGTGGTGTCGGTGCTGCAGATCCACGTCacgcagccccccggggacaTCCTCGTCTTCCTCACCGGCCAG GAGGAGATCGAGGCGTgcgtggagctgctgcaggagcgcTGCCGGCGCCTGGGCTCCAAGCTGGCcgagctgctggtgctgcccatCTACGCCAACCTCCCCTCCGACATGCAGGCACGCATCTTCGAGCCCACCCCCCCCGGCGCCCGAAAG GTGGTGGTGGCCACCAACATCGCGGAGACGTCGGTGACGATCGACGGCATCGTCTACGTGCTGGACCCCGGCTTCTGCAAGCAGAAGAGCTACAGCGCCCGCACCGGCATGGAGTCCCTCGTCGTCACCCCCTGCTCGCGG GCCTCGGCGAACCAGCGGGCTGGCCGCGCGGGCCGGGTGGCCCCGGGGAAATGTTTCCGCCTCTACACGGCCTGGGCCTTCCAGCACGAGCTGGAGGAGACCCCCGTACCCGAAATCCAACGCGCCGACCTCGGGGCCCTCGTCCTGCTGCTCAAGAGCCTGG gcatCAACGACCTGATCCACTTCGACTtcctggacccccccccccacgagACGCTGGTGCTGGCGCTGGAGCAGCTCTACGCACTGGGAGCCCTCAACCACCTGGGCGAGCTCACCACg CTGGGCCGGCGCATGGCGGAGCTGCCGGTGGAGCCCATGCTGGCCAAGATGATCCTGGCCTCGGAGCA GTACGGCTGCACGGAGGAGGTGCTGACGGTGGCGGCGATGCTGTCGGTGAACAACGCCGTCTTCTACCGGCCCAAGGACAAGGTGCTGCACGCCGACAGCGCCCGCCTCGGCTTCCACGTGCCCGGCGGCGACCACCTCGTGCTGCTCAACGTCTACAACCAG tGGGTGGCGAGCGGTCACTCCGTGCAGTGGTGCTACGAGCACTTCGTGCAGGCGCGGTCGCTGCGGCGGGCGAGGGACGTGCgggagcagctggaggggcTGATGGAGCGCGTGGAGATCGCCCCCGCCTCCTGCAACGGGGACCTGCTGCCCGTCCGAAAG gccatCACCGCCGGCTTCTTCTACCACACGGCGCGGCTGACGCGGGGGGGGTACCGCACGGTGAAGCACCAGCAGACGGTGTTCGTGCACCCCAACAGCTCCCTGTTCCACGAGCAGCCCCGCTGGGTGCTCTACCACGAGCTCGTCTTCACCACCAAGGAGTTCATGCG ccaggtgatCGAGATCGACAGCgcctggctgctggaggtggcgCCCCATTACTACCAGGCCAAGGAGCTGGAGGACGCCGGCGCCCGAAAAATGCCCAAAAAATTGGGCAAAACCCGCGAAGAATTGGCTGAAACCCCCCAGGGGGGATTTAGGATCACCGGGGGGGGTTTAGGGAcatttggggggttttggggccatCCCGAAGCCCCtaatggggttttgggggacgAAAATCTCGCTGTTCCCCGCGCCGTGCTGTTTTTGGGGTGA
- the DHX16 gene encoding pre-mRNA-splicing factor ATP-dependent RNA helicase DHX16 isoform X2, producing the protein MSPPQFLGLHAGGAEDWDHAAPARGCHERGRPGGRGDGDQTGQRGGVQHPFRGLHVGAHGAEVHDGRHAAAGVPHRARPRILQRADGGRGPRAHAAHGRPFRAAEGHREVPSPPEGAGGLGHPGHPALLRLLRPRARLPHPRQALPRRHLLHQGARGRLPGGVRGVGAADPRHAAPRGHPRLPHRPGGDRGVRGAAAGALPAPGLQAGRAAGAAHLRQPPLRHAGTHLRAHPPRRPKGGGRPQVVVATNIAETSVTIDGIVYVLDPGFCKQKSYSARTGMESLVVTPCSRASANQRAGRAGRVAPGKCFRLYTAWAFQHELEETPVPEIQRADLGALVLLLKSLGINDLIHFDFLDPPPHETLVLALEQLYALGALNHLGELTTLGRRMAELPVEPMLAKMILASEQYGCTEEVLTVAAMLSVNNAVFYRPKDKVLHADSARLGFHVPGGDHLVLLNVYNQWVASGHSVQWCYEHFVQARSLRRARDVREQLEGLMERVEIAPASCNGDLLPVRKGRAGAAGGADGARGDRPRLLQRGPAARPKGHHRRLLLPHGAADAGGVPHGEAPADGVRAPQQLPVPRAAPLGALPRARLHHQGVHAPGDRDRQRLAAGGGAPLLPGQGAGGRRRPKNAQKIGQNPRRIG; encoded by the exons atgtcccccccccaattttTAGGGTTACACGCGGGAGGGGCTGAAGATTGGGATCACGCAGCCCCGGCGCGTGGCTGCCATGAGCGTGGCCGCCCGGGTGGCCGTGGAGATGGGGACCAAACTGGGCAACGAG GTGGGGTACAGCATCCGTTTCGAGGACTGCACGTCGGAGCGCACGGTGCTGAAGTACATGACGGACGGCATGCTGCTGCGGGAGTTCCTCACCGAGCCCGACCTCGGATCCTACAG CGTGCTGATGGTGGACGAGGCCCACGAGCGCACGCTGCACACGGACGTCCTTTTCGGGCTGCTGAAGGACATCGCGAGGTTCCGTCCCCACCTGAAGGTGCTGGTGGCCTCGGCCACCCTGGACACCCAGCGCTTCTCCGCCTTCTTCGACCACGCGCCCGTCTTCCGCATCCCCGGCAGGCGCTTCCCCGTCGACATCTACTACACCAAG GCGCCCGAGGCCGACTACCTGGAGGCGTGCGTGGTGTCGGTGCTGCAGATCCACGTCacgcagccccccggggacaTCCTCGTCTTCCTCACCGGCCAG GAGGAGATCGAGGCGTgcgtggagctgctgcaggagcgcTGCCGGCGCCTGGGCTCCAAGCTGGCcgagctgctggtgctgcccatCTACGCCAACCTCCCCTCCGACATGCAGGCACGCATCTTCGAGCCCACCCCCCCCGGCGCCCGAAAG GAGGTGGCCGCCCGCAGGTGGTGGTGGCCACCAACATCGCGGAGACGTCGGTGACGATCGACGGCATCGTCTACGTGCTGGACCCCGGCTTCTGCAAGCAGAAGAGCTACAGCGCCCGCACCGGCATGGAGTCCCTCGTCGTCACCCCCTGCTCGCGG GCCTCGGCGAACCAGCGGGCTGGCCGCGCGGGCCGGGTGGCCCCGGGGAAATGTTTCCGCCTCTACACGGCCTGGGCCTTCCAGCACGAGCTGGAGGAGACCCCCGTACCCGAAATCCAACGCGCCGACCTCGGGGCCCTCGTCCTGCTGCTCAAGAGCCTGG gcatCAACGACCTGATCCACTTCGACTtcctggacccccccccccacgagACGCTGGTGCTGGCGCTGGAGCAGCTCTACGCACTGGGAGCCCTCAACCACCTGGGCGAGCTCACCACg CTGGGCCGGCGCATGGCGGAGCTGCCGGTGGAGCCCATGCTGGCCAAGATGATCCTGGCCTCGGAGCA GTACGGCTGCACGGAGGAGGTGCTGACGGTGGCGGCGATGCTGTCGGTGAACAACGCCGTCTTCTACCGGCCCAAGGACAAGGTGCTGCACGCCGACAGCGCCCGCCTCGGCTTCCACGTGCCCGGCGGCGACCACCTCGTGCTGCTCAACGTCTACAACCAG tGGGTGGCGAGCGGTCACTCCGTGCAGTGGTGCTACGAGCACTTCGTGCAGGCGCGGTCGCTGCGGCGGGCGAGGGACGTGCgggagcagctggaggggcTGATGGAGCGCGTGGAGATCGCCCCCGCCTCCTGCAACGGGGACCTGCTGCCCGTCCGAAAG GGAcgtgcaggagcagctgggggggctGATGGAGCGCGTGGAGATCGCCCCCGCCTCCTGCAACGGGGACCTGCTGCCCGTCCGAAAG gccatCACCGCCGGCTTCTTCTACCACACGGCGCGGCTGACGCGGGGGGGGTACCGCACGGTGAAGCACCAGCAGACGGTGTTCGTGCACCCCAACAGCTCCCTGTTCCACGAGCAGCCCCGCTGGGTGCTCTACCACGAGCTCGTCTTCACCACCAAGGAGTTCATGCG ccaggtgatCGAGATCGACAGCgcctggctgctggaggtggcgCCCCATTACTACCAGGCCAAGGAGCTGGAGGACGCCGGCGCCCGAAAAATGCCCAAAAAATTGGGCAAAACCCGCGAAGAATTGGCTGA
- the DHX16 gene encoding pre-mRNA-splicing factor ATP-dependent RNA helicase DHX16 isoform X3, whose protein sequence is MSPPQFLGLHAGGAEDWDHAAPARGCHERGRPGGRGDGDQTGQRGGVQHPFRGLHVGAHGAEVHDGRHAAAGVPHRARPRILQRADGGRGPRAHAAHGRPFRAAEGHREVPSPPEGAGGLGHPGHPALLRLLRPRARLPHPRQALPRRHLLHQGARGRLPGGVRGVGAADPRHAAPRGHPRLPHRPGGDRGVRGAAAGALPAPGLQAGRAAGAAHLRQPPLRHAGTHLRAHPPRRPKGGGRPQVVVATNIAETSVTIDGIVYVLDPGFCKQKSYSARTGMESLVVTPCSRASANQRAGRAGRVAPGKCFRLYTAWAFQHELEETPVPEIQRADLGALVLLLKSLGINDLIHFDFLDPPPHETLVLALEQLYALGALNHLGELTTLGRRMAELPVEPMLAKMILASEQYGCTEEVLTVAAMLSVNNAVFYRPKDKVLHADSARLGFHVPGGDHLVLLNVYNQARSLRRARDVREQLEGLMERVEIAPASCNGDLLPVRKAITAGFFYHTARLTRGGYRTVKHQQTVFVHPNSSLFHEQPRWVLYHELVFTTKEFMRQVIEIDSAWLLEVAPHYYQAKELEDAGARKMPKKLGKTREELAETPQGGFRITGGGLGTFGGFWGHPEAPNGVLGDENLAVPRAVLFLG, encoded by the exons atgtcccccccccaattttTAGGGTTACACGCGGGAGGGGCTGAAGATTGGGATCACGCAGCCCCGGCGCGTGGCTGCCATGAGCGTGGCCGCCCGGGTGGCCGTGGAGATGGGGACCAAACTGGGCAACGAG GTGGGGTACAGCATCCGTTTCGAGGACTGCACGTCGGAGCGCACGGTGCTGAAGTACATGACGGACGGCATGCTGCTGCGGGAGTTCCTCACCGAGCCCGACCTCGGATCCTACAG CGTGCTGATGGTGGACGAGGCCCACGAGCGCACGCTGCACACGGACGTCCTTTTCGGGCTGCTGAAGGACATCGCGAGGTTCCGTCCCCACCTGAAGGTGCTGGTGGCCTCGGCCACCCTGGACACCCAGCGCTTCTCCGCCTTCTTCGACCACGCGCCCGTCTTCCGCATCCCCGGCAGGCGCTTCCCCGTCGACATCTACTACACCAAG GCGCCCGAGGCCGACTACCTGGAGGCGTGCGTGGTGTCGGTGCTGCAGATCCACGTCacgcagccccccggggacaTCCTCGTCTTCCTCACCGGCCAG GAGGAGATCGAGGCGTgcgtggagctgctgcaggagcgcTGCCGGCGCCTGGGCTCCAAGCTGGCcgagctgctggtgctgcccatCTACGCCAACCTCCCCTCCGACATGCAGGCACGCATCTTCGAGCCCACCCCCCCCGGCGCCCGAAAG GAGGTGGCCGCCCGCAGGTGGTGGTGGCCACCAACATCGCGGAGACGTCGGTGACGATCGACGGCATCGTCTACGTGCTGGACCCCGGCTTCTGCAAGCAGAAGAGCTACAGCGCCCGCACCGGCATGGAGTCCCTCGTCGTCACCCCCTGCTCGCGG GCCTCGGCGAACCAGCGGGCTGGCCGCGCGGGCCGGGTGGCCCCGGGGAAATGTTTCCGCCTCTACACGGCCTGGGCCTTCCAGCACGAGCTGGAGGAGACCCCCGTACCCGAAATCCAACGCGCCGACCTCGGGGCCCTCGTCCTGCTGCTCAAGAGCCTGG gcatCAACGACCTGATCCACTTCGACTtcctggacccccccccccacgagACGCTGGTGCTGGCGCTGGAGCAGCTCTACGCACTGGGAGCCCTCAACCACCTGGGCGAGCTCACCACg CTGGGCCGGCGCATGGCGGAGCTGCCGGTGGAGCCCATGCTGGCCAAGATGATCCTGGCCTCGGAGCA GTACGGCTGCACGGAGGAGGTGCTGACGGTGGCGGCGATGCTGTCGGTGAACAACGCCGTCTTCTACCGGCCCAAGGACAAGGTGCTGCACGCCGACAGCGCCCGCCTCGGCTTCCACGTGCCCGGCGGCGACCACCTCGTGCTGCTCAACGTCTACAACCAG GCGCGGTCGCTGCGGCGGGCGAGGGACGTGCgggagcagctggaggggcTGATGGAGCGCGTGGAGATCGCCCCCGCCTCCTGCAACGGGGACCTGCTGCCCGTCCGAAAG gccatCACCGCCGGCTTCTTCTACCACACGGCGCGGCTGACGCGGGGGGGGTACCGCACGGTGAAGCACCAGCAGACGGTGTTCGTGCACCCCAACAGCTCCCTGTTCCACGAGCAGCCCCGCTGGGTGCTCTACCACGAGCTCGTCTTCACCACCAAGGAGTTCATGCG ccaggtgatCGAGATCGACAGCgcctggctgctggaggtggcgCCCCATTACTACCAGGCCAAGGAGCTGGAGGACGCCGGCGCCCGAAAAATGCCCAAAAAATTGGGCAAAACCCGCGAAGAATTGGCTGAAACCCCCCAGGGGGGATTTAGGATCACCGGGGGGGGTTTAGGGAcatttggggggttttggggccatCCCGAAGCCCCtaatggggttttgggggacgAAAATCTCGCTGTTCCCCGCGCCGTGCTGTTTTTGGGGTGA
- the CUNH6orf136 gene encoding LOW QUALITY PROTEIN: uncharacterized protein C6orf136 homolog (The sequence of the model RefSeq protein was modified relative to this genomic sequence to represent the inferred CDS: inserted 1 base in 1 codon; deleted 2 bases in 1 codon): TPPPGPITGAGPITGPLLLLRAPPAPLLAPPPPPRRPNPSMEEHLALMHDKLRHELPNFFLKIPDYAXYSPDIEFVNHPLRLPTRSAPPGTPPIIWGPKIDLLTSPCPHRGRAMYQVAVTLCRAAAWGYFASLRLEVLALTPATRGLQHPAPAGASPGSPFHLCLLRFYRKDKRELLRSYDAFSTFFLDSRGLIRCHRVDKLMPAPPAVTEPKKLLVAAAVALAVAESGSGPALNLTLKPPGASGPPGAA, encoded by the exons acgcccccccccggccctataACGGGTGCTGGCCCCATAACCggccccctcctgctgctgcgagcccccccggccccattactcgccccc ccgccccccccccgccgccccaaCCCCAGTATGGAGGAGCACCTGGCCCTAATGCACGACAAGCTGCGGCACGAG CTCCCCAACTTCTTCCTCAAGATCCCCGACTACG CTTACTCCCCGGACATCGAATTCGTCAACCACCCCCTGCGCCTCCCCACCCGTAGCGccccccctgggacccccccaatAATTTGGGGACCCAAAATTGACCTCCTaacgtccccatgtccccacaggGGCCGGGCCATGTACCAGGTGGCCGTCACCCTCTGTAGGGCCGCGGCTTGGGGTTATTTCGCCAGCCTGCGCCTGGAGGTGCTGGCCCTAACGCCAGCAACCCGAGGACTGCAGCATCCCGCGCCCGCTGGCGCCTCACCGGGCTCCCCCTTCCACCTCTGCCTCCTGCGCTTCTACCGCAAGGACAAACGCGAGCTGCTGCG atccTACGACGCTTTCTCCACTTTCTTCCTCGACTCCCGGGGCCTCATCCGCTGCCACCGCGTGGACAAG cTGATGCCGGCCCCCCCGGCGGTGACGGAGCCCAAGAAGCTGCTGGTGGCCGCCGCCGTGGCGCTGGCGGTGGCCGAATCGGGGTCGGGGCCGGCCCTAAACCTCACCCTAAAACCCCCGGGAGCTTCGGGACCCCCGGGAGCCGCATga
- the DHX16 gene encoding pre-mRNA-splicing factor ATP-dependent RNA helicase DHX16 isoform X1: MSPPQFLGLHAGGAEDWDHAAPARGCHERGRPGGRGDGDQTGQRGGVQHPFRGLHVGAHGAEVHDGRHAAAGVPHRARPRILQRADGGRGPRAHAAHGRPFRAAEGHREVPSPPEGAGGLGHPGHPALLRLLRPRARLPHPRQALPRRHLLHQGARGRLPGGVRGVGAADPRHAAPRGHPRLPHRPGGDRGVRGAAAGALPAPGLQAGRAAGAAHLRQPPLRHAGTHLRAHPPRRPKGGGRPQVVVATNIAETSVTIDGIVYVLDPGFCKQKSYSARTGMESLVVTPCSRASANQRAGRAGRVAPGKCFRLYTAWAFQHELEETPVPEIQRADLGALVLLLKSLGINDLIHFDFLDPPPHETLVLALEQLYALGALNHLGELTTLGRRMAELPVEPMLAKMILASEQYGCTEEVLTVAAMLSVNNAVFYRPKDKVLHADSARLGFHVPGGDHLVLLNVYNQWVASGHSVQWCYEHFVQARSLRRARDVREQLEGLMERVEIAPASCNGDLLPVRKAITAGFFYHTARLTRGGYRTVKHQQTVFVHPNSSLFHEQPRWVLYHELVFTTKEFMRQVIEIDSAWLLEVAPHYYQAKELEDAGARKMPKKLGKTREELAETPQGGFRITGGGLGTFGGFWGHPEAPNGVLGDENLAVPRAVLFLG; encoded by the exons atgtcccccccccaattttTAGGGTTACACGCGGGAGGGGCTGAAGATTGGGATCACGCAGCCCCGGCGCGTGGCTGCCATGAGCGTGGCCGCCCGGGTGGCCGTGGAGATGGGGACCAAACTGGGCAACGAG GTGGGGTACAGCATCCGTTTCGAGGACTGCACGTCGGAGCGCACGGTGCTGAAGTACATGACGGACGGCATGCTGCTGCGGGAGTTCCTCACCGAGCCCGACCTCGGATCCTACAG CGTGCTGATGGTGGACGAGGCCCACGAGCGCACGCTGCACACGGACGTCCTTTTCGGGCTGCTGAAGGACATCGCGAGGTTCCGTCCCCACCTGAAGGTGCTGGTGGCCTCGGCCACCCTGGACACCCAGCGCTTCTCCGCCTTCTTCGACCACGCGCCCGTCTTCCGCATCCCCGGCAGGCGCTTCCCCGTCGACATCTACTACACCAAG GCGCCCGAGGCCGACTACCTGGAGGCGTGCGTGGTGTCGGTGCTGCAGATCCACGTCacgcagccccccggggacaTCCTCGTCTTCCTCACCGGCCAG GAGGAGATCGAGGCGTgcgtggagctgctgcaggagcgcTGCCGGCGCCTGGGCTCCAAGCTGGCcgagctgctggtgctgcccatCTACGCCAACCTCCCCTCCGACATGCAGGCACGCATCTTCGAGCCCACCCCCCCCGGCGCCCGAAAG GAGGTGGCCGCCCGCAGGTGGTGGTGGCCACCAACATCGCGGAGACGTCGGTGACGATCGACGGCATCGTCTACGTGCTGGACCCCGGCTTCTGCAAGCAGAAGAGCTACAGCGCCCGCACCGGCATGGAGTCCCTCGTCGTCACCCCCTGCTCGCGG GCCTCGGCGAACCAGCGGGCTGGCCGCGCGGGCCGGGTGGCCCCGGGGAAATGTTTCCGCCTCTACACGGCCTGGGCCTTCCAGCACGAGCTGGAGGAGACCCCCGTACCCGAAATCCAACGCGCCGACCTCGGGGCCCTCGTCCTGCTGCTCAAGAGCCTGG gcatCAACGACCTGATCCACTTCGACTtcctggacccccccccccacgagACGCTGGTGCTGGCGCTGGAGCAGCTCTACGCACTGGGAGCCCTCAACCACCTGGGCGAGCTCACCACg CTGGGCCGGCGCATGGCGGAGCTGCCGGTGGAGCCCATGCTGGCCAAGATGATCCTGGCCTCGGAGCA GTACGGCTGCACGGAGGAGGTGCTGACGGTGGCGGCGATGCTGTCGGTGAACAACGCCGTCTTCTACCGGCCCAAGGACAAGGTGCTGCACGCCGACAGCGCCCGCCTCGGCTTCCACGTGCCCGGCGGCGACCACCTCGTGCTGCTCAACGTCTACAACCAG tGGGTGGCGAGCGGTCACTCCGTGCAGTGGTGCTACGAGCACTTCGTGCAGGCGCGGTCGCTGCGGCGGGCGAGGGACGTGCgggagcagctggaggggcTGATGGAGCGCGTGGAGATCGCCCCCGCCTCCTGCAACGGGGACCTGCTGCCCGTCCGAAAG gccatCACCGCCGGCTTCTTCTACCACACGGCGCGGCTGACGCGGGGGGGGTACCGCACGGTGAAGCACCAGCAGACGGTGTTCGTGCACCCCAACAGCTCCCTGTTCCACGAGCAGCCCCGCTGGGTGCTCTACCACGAGCTCGTCTTCACCACCAAGGAGTTCATGCG ccaggtgatCGAGATCGACAGCgcctggctgctggaggtggcgCCCCATTACTACCAGGCCAAGGAGCTGGAGGACGCCGGCGCCCGAAAAATGCCCAAAAAATTGGGCAAAACCCGCGAAGAATTGGCTGAAACCCCCCAGGGGGGATTTAGGATCACCGGGGGGGGTTTAGGGAcatttggggggttttggggccatCCCGAAGCCCCtaatggggttttgggggacgAAAATCTCGCTGTTCCCCGCGCCGTGCTGTTTTTGGGGTGA